DNA sequence from the Penicillium psychrofluorescens genome assembly, chromosome: 3 genome:
ATACGCATGTAGCAATGATGTACAGACTTTACGCTTTAGGTTGGGAAACTAGTAATTCTAGACTCATATTTGCTCTCTTGCCTTCTGGTTGAACTGAATTCTTTATACGTAGATAGAATTCTCGTTTTTAGAGACTCCCACGGCATTATCCCAAtgtgttcttctttggagaatggaagaagaagttaAAATTACCCCCGGGCCGTTGACTGAAAATTCCACTTTGTTTGTACCAAACCGTTACCCAGAACTGGACTAGTTCCGTGCAGGAACAGACCCCTAAGGTATGTTCAGGCCGCTAACGAGATACGCGGCGTTGAGCGGAGCAGTGGAGCAGCCCTGTGGGTTGGTTCCACTTCAACAAGACATCTCCGAGTCCCTGTCTGAGCGTTCGTGCCATAATTTAAAAGCGTGCACGAGCCTCTCCTAACCGATTCCCTCTTTCGCTAGTTGTAATACAGTAGCAACAGATTCAGTAGCCGACACTGACATTTCCCCTTTTGCCATTCGTGGTGGAAAGATCTGAGCAGGGCGCTAGTGAATCAAGGCcgtctttctcctctttAGTTTCTTCTCCATTTAAGTGGTACTCTATTTTCCTTACTCTGAACTTCAAATGAAAAAGGGTGGCCAGGTAGCCCGTCCTTTGTTCTATTACACACATTCGTTCTCCTTTCATtatgtctttctctccaaGCCAAAACAGGGCGATCGAAATCACTGAACGAGTCACTTCGTCCTTGTCGATTGCCGGCGCTCTTTTCGTCATTGGCACTTATACTGCGTCTTCATCATTTCATAAGCCAATTAATCGCATGGTCTTCTACGCATCATGGGGGAACATCATTGCCAATGTCTCTACACTCATCTCCTTATCTGGTATTCAGGCGGGCAGAAATACTGCCTTGTGTCAGACGCAAGGGTTCTTGATTCAGATGTGAGTCTAAAGGATCGGGTCTACAATAATTGATATCTATGCTGATGAATACCAAAGGTTTATGCCCGCAGATGCGCTTTGGACGCTAGCAATGGCTTGTAATGTCTGGCTCACCTTTCGCCGTAGGTTCTCTTCCAGTCAGCTTCGAAGCCTAGACGGAAAGTACCTAGTTCTTTGCTACGGGATTCCGTTCATTCCGGCTATCATTTACGCCTTTTTGCGAACGGAGGAACGGGGGAAAATTTACGGGCCCGCAACAGTCAGTCTTATCTCAAAGACCCTATGAAAATTGACTTCACCAACTGACAGACTTCTGATCAAAACAGCTTTGGTGTTGGATCGATGTGAATTGGGATACGCTTCGAATTGCCACCTTCTACGCGCCTGTCTGGTGAGTGAACCCGAAGAATGGGAAACATGGCAGAACCTCATTCATGCTATAGGTTGATTTTCGTTGCCGCCGGCTTCATCTACGTCTCAATTGGAGCAGAAATTTATAAAAAGCGAAGACAGCTGCGAAGTCTGGTTTCGCAAAGTCAGCCCACTGTCATGAGCATGAAAACTACGGAGGTCCACATCGTCAGCGAGACGATGGACAAATACGGTAGTACCATTCAGTGTCACCCAGAAGAGGACAATTTCCCACACGGCCAAGGATTTGCCCAGTACGCGGCCAACGTTTCATCCGTGGACCACATGAAGACCAAGGCTCCCAACGCCCACACACAGATGTCCAGTTCTGATGCAGCCGCGTGGGCATACACAAAATGCGCAatgcttttctttgctgcGCTGCTCATTACCTGGGTAATTAACCATTTACACGCGCCCAAGTCAAGAAACTAGGCTAATCGTTTTCCCATTACATAGGTCCCCTCGACAATCAACCGAGTTTATACCCTTGTTGCCGCAGGCGACATCAGCTTCGCATTGTGCTACTTCGAGGCACTGGTCCTTCCTCTTCAAGGGTTTTGGAACTGCGTCGTCTATATCACCACATCCCTGGGGCCCTGTCGAGAATTGTGGCGCTCAATATTCGGCCCCAAGCCCGCCTCCGATAATATCGTTCTATCGCATGTGAGAAACCGAAAGACTTTCAGCCGGATTGAGGAAGGATCAGAAAGTACGCGAGAATTAGCGGAAGTTGAACCAGGGACTGCTACATGATGGCCCACTTCTATTTTGTCGACTTGATTCTTTGGCAGAATCAGAACGGCTTGTTATATTATTGCAGATGAACTTGAAAAGTCTCCTGATCCTCTTTGAGCCTAGCGCTTTTTCCAGGGGTTTCAAAGAAACAATATATTTATGATCCAAGAACCGTTCAAGCGGACTTTCCCTGATTTACCGAGTGTCTGTGTTGTGGAGCGACGTGATCGAACCGCAGAGGAAAAGGTTCACATACCGCCATAGGGTTGTTTGAAGTATCAAAGCATTGGACGTGATAACTCGGGTAATGCAAGCTCAAATAACACCCCAAAATTTAATTTTATACAGTATTGTATCTAAAGAATAGCACATGCCTCATTCCCAGTATTGAAACTAGTTTGACTGTCTCCTCTCAGTACTCTCTGGCGCAGCGTGTCAAACACAAATCGCAGCCAGGTAGCACTACCTGACCAATTGAAACCAATATAGTCGAGTTGATACTCAGCCCTGATGGTCTCTATATGAGCCAATTGCTCTGGATCATCTGTCGACGCCCACGCCACCACAAGGCACATCGCAGCATACCCAGACCCCACAGGCCGGTGACAGGACACCAATTCTGCGATAGTCACAATTTCATCACAAAAGTCACTAGCCTCTTTACAGAGGACGAAATCTGTGGTATCGAATGCACGCAAGAGGCAGTTCAAAATGAGGGATAGTGAGATGATGAGACAGCATGCCGCCTGGTAGTGGGCGTATTCAATGATGgccccagaagaagaagacacGTCTACATCTGCACGCCACTGGAGCAGATGCCGGATCATTTTATGAGCATCATCGCGAAGTCGCTGGTAGGTTGCTGCGATTTCATGGTGATGTATATCTGGAGACCGCATAAACTCTGAGATCCGGGCCATCTGGCGGAGTTTGGTTGTAGGTACTGGGGAGTCGCCAATATTGTTTACAGTGCTTCGGCGTGAGAAGATGGCTGCTTGTTCCCAGAAAAACCCATCTAGTTGGATTCTGGGGTTGATGATACTCTCAAAGATCTTGGACTTTATGAGCAATCATCCATATTGATTTTGGGAACCACGTACGACTGGGATACACAGGGTTGTAGCCAGGTCTGCATCGAAAGTGCTTTGCCAGTCGCGCAAAGTAGCAGCTCGTAGTATGTGCGCCATAGCTTCTCCATGGCTTGGACACTTGCCATATAATCCGAGCCAGCCCTGAGGGAAAATTAGTTTCATTCATAATTCAAAATAGCAACAGGACAACCTGGCAAATCACGATTAGGTAGATGGCACATAGCGTATTAGACGTCTGTGCTTGGACGGGATCATCTAAGCAAACTCTTAGGGCTTGGATAGAACGGTTATGGTGAGTCAACACATGGGGCGGATAGTCTCGAGTGTGCAGAAAGGGGAAAGCGCTAGTCAGAGCATTCACAGCAGCGTCCAGGGCTGGGTTATTTCCTAGCCGTTGCGGGATGTCACGCAGAAAGGCACCGTATGTCCCCAAATCGTAGCGGAGATCATTAACTTGTAATGCGGATACGAAGGCCTGAGTAGCCATGATCGATTCATTACTTGGTGGTCTCGAAGGACTTCCAACAATAGGCATGGCACTCTGGGTTCTCGCCCCCATTAAGGTCGCAGTCTGCACCTTAAACATGTATCGCTGCTGCCCGCCGCCAACACAGGCGATCTTCAGTCGCATACAGCGTGAACATGCTGGCTTCAGTTGATCACACTATGCACATTGTCTTGTAAGTCAGAGTAAGAAATACCTTGAAGTAGACCAACCTGCGaacctttttcttctgcaaGCGACAGGCATCGCAGCCACGACTAGATGGAACACCCGGCATTATCTACGTCCGCGTGAGACAAAGAGCACCAAAAGGTGCGAGGGCCGTTCAAAATAGAGGATATGAGGCGC
Encoded proteins:
- a CDS encoding uncharacterized protein (ID:PFLUO_005666-T1.cds;~source:funannotate), which codes for MSMKTTEVHIVSETMDKYGSTIQCHPEEDNFPHGQGFAQYAANVSSVDHMKTKAPNAHTQMSSSDAAAWAYTKCAMLFFAALLITWVPSTINRVYTLVAAGDISFALCYFEALVLPLQGFWNCVVYITTSLGPCRELWRSIFGPKPASDNIVLSHVRNRKTFSRIEEGSESTRELAEVEPGTAT